One genomic segment of Aquipluma nitroreducens includes these proteins:
- a CDS encoding N-acetylmuramoyl-L-alanine amidase-like domain-containing protein — translation MASKIKTLLFLLIGLNSQYAKSQINLNDCIYQPVDKRIAEEKLNAFSSEADLPIADLLVKIGESFLGTPYIAATLENGLQEKLVINLRELDCTTFVESTLALARTVKLKKNDFESFLKELQNLRYRDGIRNQYPSRLHYFCEWIENNNKKGIISRKANENGVKSDKAINYMSTHPSDYPVLKEHPELIPTIAQQEKEISAKGFMYFPKNNIANLYRNLQHGDIIALTSSIDGVDVNHVGIIVKKGNEFYLLHAPLSGKKVLVSEGPITDFLKLQSKNSGIMIARPVF, via the coding sequence ATGGCAAGCAAGATCAAAACATTACTATTTCTATTAATTGGACTGAATAGTCAATATGCAAAATCGCAAATAAACCTGAATGATTGCATTTATCAACCTGTAGACAAGCGAATCGCAGAGGAAAAACTAAACGCTTTTTCATCAGAAGCCGATTTACCAATTGCTGATCTTTTGGTCAAAATTGGCGAATCATTTCTTGGAACTCCATATATTGCAGCAACACTCGAAAATGGATTGCAGGAAAAACTCGTCATTAACCTTCGGGAACTCGACTGTACAACATTTGTTGAAAGCACTTTGGCTTTAGCCCGAACCGTTAAATTGAAAAAGAATGATTTTGAATCGTTTCTAAAAGAACTTCAGAATTTAAGATATCGTGATGGTATTCGAAATCAATATCCATCGCGGCTTCATTATTTTTGCGAATGGATTGAGAATAATAATAAAAAAGGCATCATTAGCAGGAAAGCCAATGAAAATGGCGTAAAATCTGATAAAGCCATCAATTATATGAGCACTCACCCATCAGATTATCCGGTATTGAAGGAGCATCCGGAGTTGATCCCAACAATTGCTCAGCAGGAAAAAGAGATTTCAGCAAAAGGATTTATGTATTTTCCAAAGAACAACATTGCTAATCTTTATCGCAATTTACAGCATGGCGACATTATTGCGCTAACCAGTTCAATTGATGGTGTTGATGTTAACCATGTCGGAATAATTGTAAAGAAAGGCAACGAATTTTATCTGCTTCATGCTCCGCTAAGCGGGAAAAAAGTATTGGTTTCAGAGGGTCCGATCACCGACTTTCTCAAGCTTCAGTCAAAAAACAGCGGTATCATGATCGCCAGACCAGTATTTTAA
- a CDS encoding lysophospholipid acyltransferase family protein codes for MKKVLPRIGISFLKLLGYAPFWLLYFWADLIYLVCYYLVGYRKKTVIQNLKNSFPEKTDQEIREITVKFYRHFADLVVETIKAFQISEEALNKRFYYKNPEVLNEFYAQGRSVALLSGHYGNWEWTVSLPKIIKYQVNVIYRPIQDETFDRYMKQVRSRFGMFMMMARVSGRNMLELEKSGQLSATYYLTDQTALKDTDYWMMFLNQETAVFPGAEIMSTKFRQAVVFMDIQKVRRGCYEVEFTKLFDDASTTNKYEVTKAHTKFLEEIIRKRPEFWLWSHKRWKHTRPESIPLK; via the coding sequence ATGAAAAAGGTACTGCCCAGGATTGGAATTTCATTTTTGAAACTACTCGGATATGCTCCGTTTTGGCTTCTTTATTTCTGGGCCGACCTAATTTATCTGGTGTGTTATTATCTGGTAGGCTACCGAAAAAAGACGGTTATTCAAAACCTTAAAAATTCCTTTCCTGAAAAAACTGATCAGGAAATCAGAGAGATAACCGTTAAATTTTACCGCCATTTTGCTGATTTGGTGGTTGAAACAATAAAAGCATTTCAAATTTCGGAGGAAGCATTGAATAAACGTTTTTATTATAAAAATCCTGAAGTACTGAATGAATTCTATGCCCAAGGGAGAAGTGTGGCTTTGCTTTCCGGGCATTACGGCAATTGGGAATGGACGGTATCTTTACCCAAAATAATCAAATATCAGGTGAATGTGATTTACCGACCTATTCAGGACGAAACATTTGACCGATACATGAAACAAGTGAGGTCGAGATTTGGAATGTTTATGATGATGGCCCGCGTTTCAGGACGAAACATGCTGGAACTCGAAAAATCAGGACAATTATCAGCTACCTATTACCTGACCGATCAAACCGCACTGAAAGATACCGATTACTGGATGATGTTTCTAAACCAGGAAACAGCGGTCTTTCCCGGAGCCGAGATCATGTCAACTAAATTCAGGCAGGCCGTTGTTTTTATGGACATTCAAAAAGTCAGGAGAGGTTGTTACGAAGTTGAATTTACCAAGCTTTTCGATGATGCTTCCACAACTAATAAATATGAAGTAACTAAAGCACACACCAAATTTCTGGAAGAAATTATCCGGAAACGACCTGAATTTTGGTTATGGTCGCACAAGCGCTGGAAACACACAAGGCCTGAGAGCATTCCATTGAAATAA
- a CDS encoding lysophospholipid acyltransferase family protein, protein MNSFGDRLVVVLCKITSRLPFWIIFGLADIFYVFLYYIIGYRRKVVHENLVRSFPEKTPEEIKKITKKFYHHLTDLGFETVKFSRMTEKQIDDRLKVHNLDMYEEYYQQGKSMIVLGQHHNNWEWSGSMQRFIKAQFLVVYNPVRTNKKFENFLLQTRERFGAQSIPVNHSVRTALAFNQNERHSALMLAADQTPPANSQFWTTFLNQETAFFAGPMKIAKKTNLPIIFHHTRKVGRGRYEVFHYKLIENPAEFTSEEIMMAYVNKLEEVINAEPEYWLWSHRRWKHKRPANIELHEILMNHQDKKVIYRKKR, encoded by the coding sequence ATGAATTCTTTTGGTGATCGACTTGTTGTTGTCTTGTGTAAAATAACTTCACGCCTTCCATTTTGGATAATCTTTGGCCTTGCCGATATTTTCTATGTATTTCTTTATTATATCATTGGCTATCGGCGGAAAGTCGTTCATGAAAATCTGGTTCGGTCATTTCCTGAAAAAACTCCCGAAGAAATCAAAAAAATTACGAAAAAATTCTATCATCACCTAACTGACCTGGGTTTTGAAACCGTCAAGTTTAGCCGAATGACTGAGAAGCAAATTGATGACCGGTTAAAAGTTCACAATTTGGATATGTATGAAGAGTATTACCAGCAAGGTAAAAGCATGATTGTTCTGGGGCAGCATCATAACAATTGGGAATGGAGCGGATCGATGCAACGGTTCATCAAAGCGCAGTTTCTGGTGGTTTATAATCCCGTAAGAACCAACAAAAAATTCGAAAATTTTCTACTTCAAACCCGTGAACGTTTTGGCGCTCAATCAATACCAGTCAATCATTCTGTAAGGACAGCTCTTGCTTTTAATCAAAATGAAAGACATAGCGCTTTGATGCTGGCAGCTGACCAAACTCCGCCGGCAAACTCACAATTTTGGACTACTTTTCTCAATCAGGAAACTGCTTTTTTTGCTGGTCCGATGAAAATTGCAAAAAAAACCAATCTACCGATAATTTTTCACCACACGCGTAAAGTTGGACGTGGACGTTACGAAGTTTTCCATTATAAACTGATTGAAAATCCCGCTGAATTTACGTCAGAGGAAATTATGATGGCCTATGTCAATAAACTTGAAGAAGTTATCAACGCCGAGCCTGAATACTGGCTGTGGTCTCACCGGAGATGGAAACATAAACGGCCTGCAAATATTGAATTACATGAAATATTGATGAATCATCAGGATAAAAAAGTAATTTATAGGAAGAAAAGATAA
- a CDS encoding C1 family peptidase: MYKLRNLLLVGLVLAAFTVSAQEKKEEEKEKGYQFTAIKEIPCTPVKDQYRSGTCWSFSGLGFLEAEMLRLGKPTVDLSEMFVVNHEYADKATKYVRLHGSLNFGAGGAFHDVTNAIKKYGIVPEEVYTGLNYGEEKHVHGELDRLLLENVKAVVENPNKKLTTAWHDALEGTLETYLGKLPEKFQYQGKEYTPKSFAQEFVGLNLDDYVEITSYTHHPFYSKFIIEIPDNWSWDEVYNVPLNEFDEIIDNAINSGFPVAWAADVSEKGFSTSQKGVAVIPEVDKANMTDAEITKWEKMSEKEKSEDLYKLTKPGKEKVITQEMRQIDFDNYQTTDDHGMVIVGTAKDQNGNLYYKVKNSWGDYNDYHGFFYASKPYVEYKTMSIMVHKDAIPKNIRKKLNL, encoded by the coding sequence ATGTATAAATTAAGAAATCTTTTGCTTGTCGGGTTGGTGCTGGCAGCGTTCACTGTTTCAGCTCAGGAGAAGAAAGAAGAGGAAAAAGAAAAAGGTTATCAGTTTACTGCAATTAAAGAAATTCCATGTACTCCGGTTAAAGATCAATATCGCTCTGGAACTTGTTGGTCGTTTTCAGGACTTGGATTTTTGGAAGCCGAAATGTTAAGGTTAGGAAAACCAACTGTTGATTTATCTGAAATGTTTGTTGTAAACCATGAATATGCCGATAAAGCTACGAAATACGTCAGGTTGCATGGCAGTTTAAATTTTGGTGCAGGTGGCGCATTTCATGATGTTACAAACGCCATTAAAAAATATGGAATTGTTCCTGAAGAGGTTTATACCGGTCTGAATTACGGCGAAGAGAAACATGTTCACGGTGAATTGGATCGTTTGCTGCTCGAAAATGTCAAGGCCGTTGTTGAAAATCCGAACAAAAAATTAACTACAGCATGGCATGATGCATTAGAAGGAACTCTTGAAACCTATCTTGGAAAACTACCTGAGAAATTTCAGTATCAGGGAAAAGAATATACTCCAAAGAGTTTTGCCCAGGAATTTGTTGGCCTGAATTTGGATGATTATGTTGAAATTACTTCCTATACACACCACCCTTTTTATAGTAAATTCATTATTGAAATACCCGACAACTGGTCGTGGGATGAAGTTTACAATGTTCCATTAAACGAATTCGACGAAATAATTGATAACGCCATCAATAGCGGTTTCCCGGTTGCATGGGCTGCTGACGTCAGCGAAAAGGGATTTTCAACCTCACAAAAGGGTGTGGCTGTTATCCCTGAAGTTGATAAAGCAAATATGACTGATGCTGAAATTACCAAATGGGAAAAGATGAGTGAGAAAGAAAAAAGTGAAGATTTATACAAACTCACCAAGCCAGGTAAGGAAAAAGTGATTACTCAGGAAATGCGTCAAATTGACTTTGATAATTATCAGACTACAGATGATCATGGAATGGTAATCGTTGGAACGGCTAAAGATCAGAATGGTAACCTCTATTATAAAGTGAAAAATTCGTGGGGCGACTACAACGATTACCATGGTTTTTTCTACGCATCAAAACCCTATGTAGAGTATAAAACAATGTCGATTATGGTACACAAAGATGCCATTCCAAAGAATATCCGAAAGAAATTGAATTTGTAA
- a CDS encoding lysophospholipid acyltransferase family protein, protein MNSFIDHLIVGLCKLLARLPFWVLNGLSDIFYVLLYYVVRYRRKIVFTNLKKSFPEKSPEEIKIIARKFYHHLSDLGIETLKFSHMTEKEINDRIKLNNLEIFEEYYQRGKSAILLGMHHNNWEWGLYFQHEIKAQFLVVYDPVRNNKVLEQFLLNSRERFGAKSVVVNHSVRTALALNQAERPSVLLLLADQTSPASSQLWTTFLNQETALFAGPMKIAVKTNQPVLFFHIRKVGRSRYEAFIYKLIENPSEVEPVEIMMAYVRKMEEIIRSEPEYWLWSHRRWKHKRPANIELHEREAKTIKH, encoded by the coding sequence ATGAATTCGTTCATTGATCATTTGATCGTGGGTCTGTGTAAATTACTTGCACGGCTTCCGTTTTGGGTACTCAATGGTTTATCCGACATATTTTATGTTTTACTCTACTATGTGGTAAGGTATCGTCGGAAAATTGTATTTACAAACCTAAAAAAATCGTTTCCGGAAAAGAGTCCGGAAGAAATCAAAATAATTGCCAGAAAATTTTACCATCACCTGAGTGATCTGGGCATTGAAACCCTTAAATTCAGTCATATGACCGAAAAGGAAATCAATGATCGCATCAAACTAAATAACCTGGAAATTTTCGAGGAATATTACCAACGAGGTAAAAGTGCGATTCTTCTCGGAATGCATCACAACAACTGGGAATGGGGGCTTTATTTTCAACACGAAATCAAAGCGCAATTTCTGGTAGTTTACGATCCGGTAAGGAACAACAAGGTTTTGGAGCAATTTCTTCTTAACTCACGTGAACGGTTTGGGGCTAAATCGGTTGTGGTTAATCACTCGGTACGCACGGCGCTTGCACTTAACCAAGCTGAGCGTCCTTCGGTACTGCTGCTGCTGGCCGACCAAACCTCACCCGCCAGTTCACAACTATGGACAACCTTCTTAAACCAGGAAACAGCTTTATTCGCTGGTCCAATGAAAATTGCAGTCAAGACGAATCAACCGGTTCTTTTCTTCCACATTCGTAAAGTGGGTCGGTCAAGATACGAAGCTTTTATTTATAAATTGATTGAGAATCCTTCGGAGGTAGAACCTGTAGAAATCATGATGGCATATGTACGGAAAATGGAGGAAATAATTCGATCGGAACCAGAATATTGGCTGTGGTCGCACCGAAGATGGAAACACAAACGTCCTGCAAATATTGAATTGCACGAGCGAGAGGCCAAAACTATCAAACATTAG